The Caretta caretta isolate rCarCar2 chromosome 5, rCarCar1.hap1, whole genome shotgun sequence genome contains a region encoding:
- the LOC125636548 gene encoding LOW QUALITY PROTEIN: iron-sulfur cluster assembly 1 homolog, mitochondrial (The sequence of the model RefSeq protein was modified relative to this genomic sequence to represent the inferred CDS: deleted 1 base in 1 codon): protein MTSHAGRHDTGGKLERIALAHGQQKRTGLRGGMASSVVRATVRAVSKRKIQATRAALTLTPSAVHKIKQLLKDKPEHVGVKVGVRTRGCNGLSYTLEYTKTKGNSDEEVVQDGVRVFIEKKAQLTLLGTEMDYVEDKLSSEFVFNNPNIKGTCGCGESFNI, encoded by the exons ATGACGTCACACGCCGGCCGCCATGACACCGGAGGCAAACTAGAACGCATTGCCCTG GCCCATGGACAGCAGAAGAGGACGGGGTTGAGGGGCGGAATGGCCTCCTCGGTGGTCCGCGCCACGGTCCGGGCCGTGAGCAAGAGGAAGATACAGGCCACCCGGGCCGCCCTTACTCTG ACTCCGTCAGCTGTACATAAGATCAAACAGCTTCTTAAAGATAAACCTGAGCAT GTAGGTGTGAAAGTTGGAGTCCGTACAAGGGGGTGTAATGGACTTTCGTACACGTTAGAATATACAAAAACAAAAGGCAACTCCGATGAAGAAGTAGTTCAAGATG GAGTCAGAGTGTTTATTGAAAAGAAAGCACAGCTGACGCTTCTAGGAACTGAAATGGACTATGTGGAAGACAAACTATCCAGTGAATTTGTCTTCAATAACCCAAACATCAAAGGAAcatgtggctgtggagaaagctttaACATCTGA